The nucleotide sequence GGGGGTGTGGGAAGGCATAaccacatttttttctctcttccccatcccACGTTGCAGATTAGTTGTGCTAAATAATGGTAGTGTTGGCAGCATagatatgctgtgtgtgtgtgtgtgtgtgtgtgtgtgtatgttagtttggggtttgtgttttgtttgttaatttaatATAAATAGTGTCACCCAGAAAGCGGGAACCTTGGTTGAGAAATGCCTGTAGAGAAATGCCTGTAGTAGAATTATTTTCTTGGTTgatgagtgatgtgggagggcccagcccactggggGCCAGGGCCACCTACCTGGTGGTCCTGGGAGATGTAAGAAAGGTACCCAAACATGAGCCTGGCAAGCCTAAGCAGGGTTTCTCCGTGCTTCTGCTTCCCTTTCTGCCTCCAGGGTTCCGAATTGGATTCCTGCCCTAATGTCTCAGTGTTGGACTGTGATCTCagagttgtaagatgaaataaacccaagGTGGTTTCAAGTCAGtactttaccacagcaacagaaagccagCTAAGACAATGTGAACAACCCACAGTCCTCAAGagtaacttgtgtgtgtgtggggggggtggggggggcctggagagatggctcagtagttaagagcactgactgctcttccagaggtcctgagttcaaatcccagcaaccacatggtaatgggatccgatgcagtcttctggtgtgtctgaagacaactacagggtactcataaaaataaatctttagagaaAAACCCGAGATTCAGCAAGGTTTATGGATAGCTGACTACATGTGTGTACACCCAAAACTCCACTGTGGAATCTTAATCCACAAAGTGTAACCAGATTGGACCTTTGAGAATTGGGGAAAAGGGCTCTGCCCTCGAGAATAGGACTTGTGCTCTGACAAAAGATGCTTTCAGAAACCTGTTTCCTGAGAGGATGCAACAAGAAAATGCCATCTCTGGCCAACTGGTCCTCACTAGACAGCAGGTCTGTTAGTGCCTTGACCTTGGATTTCTCAGGCTTCAGATCTGTTAGCACTCTCTTCTGCACAGACTGTCCAGTCTGAGGAGTTCTGCTGCAGTGGCCAAAGGGCATGGCCCTGCTTCTCTGCAGCTTTCTTAGCCCTGATTCTTGCTTTAATGTTAGTTTTAACACCGTTCTGCTAACCACAGCATTTTAATGATGATTGAGTTAACACTTACAGTTAGCCTTCAGGTCCAAattgtgtttatttaaaaaaaaatatttggggaaggggttgttttaaaataaacttatttctgtgggagaaagaaataacaaaggacCAAGTTGGGATTCAAATCTgggtagtttatttatttatttatttttaaagatttattatttattatgtgtaagtacactgtagctgtcttcatatactccagaagagggcgtcagatctcattacgggtggttgtgagccaccatgtggttgctgggatttgaactcaggacctttggaagagcagttggtgctcttaactgctgagccatctctccagccctctgggtAGTTTTTGATGTTGTAACAGTGTTCCAGGGTGTCGTGGGGTTGATCCATGGCAGGAAGAGTTTATCCAATGACGAGGTGAAGGAACTTAGAAGCaccagaagggctggagagatggctcagcggttaagagcattgtctgctctttcagagatcctgaggtcaattcccagcaaccacataaccatctacaatgagatctagtgctctcttctggcctgggTCTGCATGGCAGGCAGAGTGCTGTATGCataatgaatcttttaaaaaaaaatcagccagaaGTCAGAATAGATCTTCAATATCAGTGCATATTATCATTTTTAATTACACactaatgaaatacttttcctCCTCAGGTGGATCACTCCCAAAGACTTAGTAGTCTAGATACTGtcacatctgtgtgtctgtccaacCTGGAACAGCCTTGGCACTCCCTGGGGGAAACACAACTGGGAAACTGAAAATGGCCAAGCAAAAAGCTGGGAAGGCTTGGgcttatggtttgtttgtttgtttgtttgtttgtgggggcATGTTGTcagcttcttgttttgtttttactttttaaagttactGGGGCAGAATGCACATAAGGAAATGTTCTGTTAAgacattaaaatcatttttttaagcATATGTTTACATAGcactgggtacacacacacaaaaaaatgtataCAATCAGGGCTTTTTCAGAACTTCCTCATTACTCCAAAGCAAACTCTTTAGTTACTGAAAAATTAACATCTTATTTCTCACTCCATCTCTGTGAGTGTGCCTCATATGTGTAATCATGaaatatttgtcattttaaatACAATGTTCATTCGTGTTTTAGCACGagtcagaattttattatttttaaagtctgtATAATATTCCACCGTGTGAAAAGAAGCCTGGTCTTGTGTGACCCTGTTAAGCCCCCTCCCCTTCCGGATGCCTTGTTAACTCAGTTAAACTATACTCTTTCTTTAGGTCATGGGGAATTGTTGGCTCAGACATACCTCTGATCCTGCTACAGCAGCTCCACATGGGTGGCACAGAGTACCCAGGGCATTTCACTGGTACTTGGCAGAATTTCTCAGAATGGTCGGTGTGCATAATTAAagctacatatgtgcacatgaacCCAGATCCAAGATGACACCCATGCGCTGGCCTATTTTTGTCATTAGTtattttcatgaagatttcttgCTGCTTTCAATACCTACAATTAATTACTCTGcacttaaaatttatttcttcatcataaaaaaaaattgctgaacTCCAGGTTGCCTGGGACATTACACCATGTTCTCTGACAAGCCCAGGATGGTATTTCTCAGAATACTTTTCCACAGTCTTCACTGGAGATGAGACCAATAGTCAACCATAAAGAATAAAAAGGTTTATTGAAGAAGTGCCATTGAGCATCAGTTCTAGCTTGGCAGGCGTGTGAAGGGTGGGTGGTTCATGTTTTATGAGTACCTGACACTTGAGACATAGAGAGGATTATggtagtaataataattaataataataacaataaactcAAGGCTAAGTAGTAAGTTACCATGACAAAGAGGATTGAGAAAATGCTATGAAAGCAGTCACCTTCTCTGAGAACCCAACACCAGGTCTGACTGTGGGGCACAGTAGCTTGCAACTATAAAGAAGTAAACAGTGGCCCCTGGGGATTTAGAGAAGGGAGGATTAGGAGACAGGCAAACTAGGGAGAAGGTATTCATgaattcctataaaaatatgtatctTTTAAAAACCCGAGTAGCAGGGTGTGGCAGTGCccatctttaatcttagcactgtcagggtcagaggcaggtggatctccatgagtttgaagccaatctcgtctacatagcaaatttcaggccagccagggctagatAATGAGACCCTGTACAAAGCCAAACCCAAAGAACCAAGTATAGGCATACATAGTAATTCTTTCCTGTGACTGCAGTAAATATCGATGATGATGCAAATATACAGAAATATCTATCTGTTTGTTGTAAGCATGCGTCATGCCTTCTGCAATGATTACAATTATGTTTCACCTCATAAAAGTTTCAGGCTTTGCTTATTGCTTTCTGGCTTCGGTTTTTCCCATCCTGGGAGAGAGAGGACAAAAGCCTTTAGAGACCCATCAATCCAACCCTTTTATTTCGCAGACAAAGGAGAATAGCTGCCCACTGGCACATTCATCCGCAGGGGCAGAGCTTGGACTGCAAGTCGGTCTTCTGATTCCCAGCAGGCACTTTCCCCTAGCCACAAGCCCTGTCTGTGCTTGTTTAAACCGCTTCAGTCTCAAATGGGTCGAAGTTCTATGAGCGGAAAGGTACAGGTCTGTGTAGGTCCCTGGTTTTGCTTGCGcgctcccccctccacccccatagCCCTAGATAAGAAATATTCCCCGAGTTAAACACTGTGTGTAAGGGACATTTCTAAAAGCTAACACGAGAGGTTATTGATTTTAAAGGCAAACAGCTGGCGAGTCACATATTTTTCACAAGCTCTGTGAATTAAAGCCCTGGTCACAGAAGACACCTACAAGATGAGGGCCCATCTCTACAGAGTCCCTCACTATCACACTCTCGAAAGGATTGCTAATTTGTGGTAGGAACTAGTTCCAAATTCcagcagaaataaaaccacacatggCTGGATTATTTCCAAAAGCCTGACTGTTCTGACATTTTTTCCCCCCgagacagtttctttgtgtagccctggatatgctggaactcactctgtaagccaggctggcctatgaactcagagagatcttcctgcctctgcctccctagtgctgggactaacggtgaccctgaccctgacctctACTTCTGATCTCCAACTTACTATGTCAGTACTGCACGTGCCCCATTCTGCATGTTTCTGTGTGACAGCACCAGGATGCTTTGTGGTAACTAAAATTCATGAAAGAAGCAGGAAGGGAAGTGGTCAGACCTGTCCTGGCCAGAGCCATTTCCCTCAAGTCTTTTGAGAATTTTCAATATCGTATTTTGCCACATGTGCCTGTTTATGGCTCAACACAAGAAATGAGTTAAGAATATTCATGAACTATGAAAACTTTAAGAAAAGTGTCAGAAGCTCTGACAGTCTTGAGTTTGTCATTCGAAAGTAGCCCAATCCTAGGGCTGCAGAAGTGTACCTTTCTTGTGTGCCACAGATTTCTTGGAAGCAGACTCACGTCTAAGCATTTCTTAGAAACTACTCTCTCAAGTGAAGATGGATCATTTTGTTTACAAAACAGGAGCCGGCCCGGTGTGTGCTCGGTTTCAGGCAATGAACTGTTTCTGCGACACACTTCGTGTCTCTTTCCATATACTTTGTTGCCTCTCAAATACAGACTCCCGGAAAATTCTCTCCACTTGTGTGGAAAAGCCTTGACTTTCTTCCTCTAAGGCATTGATGGTTTGCAGCGCCAAGGGAGTCCGTTCCCGGGGAAGAGGGCTGTTCAGGGGCCGCATGGGTATGACGGAGTTGTACTTGTGCTGCCTGCTCACAGAATTCATCAGGGAAGTGTAGAACTGGAAGTTACACCAGGTGTCTCTTAGGAAGTTCTCAGTCAGTAACAAGATGGTCCAGGCCGACCCATTGACCGCATCGTCTAGATTCTGCAAATGCAGTCTTCCGCACGGCATCTCGGCGAAAACGATCCCCGGCCTGATACCAAAGTCGTTTTGCAGTAGATCCTGGACTCTGAGGGCCTCGTCGGTGTCATCTTCTGCATGAAGTATCACAAATTTGAGGAACTCTTCTTCATCTTGCTCCTCAGGCCCCGCCCCCTTTGCCTCAGGTTGGTCCTGCTCTCCTGTTGGTGGCTCTGATCCACTGCTCTGCTCCACAAAACCACGCAAGCAGGCTTCCTCAGAATTCTTGGAGTCTGACTCATGGCCGTCTTGATCGGCATCCACACTGTCTTTTTTATGCCAAGAAAGGGGGCACTTATCTAGTTTAGACTTCCCAACACCCATGACAGAGTGGTGGGGCAGACGAGGGAGCTTTATTtgagtatttttcttttcaatctgAAAAGGAAAATTTCAAGGCAGAATTTTATTTGTTCAATCaaagcatttaaaagaaaaaaaaaaaacttttgttcaaactgaaacaaaaaacaatcaaccCCCCCCCAAGAAAAACCCCCAAATCCTCAAAAAGACCATAATATAAAGAAATGGCAGCCAACCAAGGAACCAAACTATCAGACTTTTTTTTGAGCTTCACAAAGGCTGCCAGAGACAAAAGAAATCTTTTGGTAGCAAACACAAATAGGGTGCAAATATCCCAAAGATGAGTGATGGCTGCTCCACTGAGTCAGCACTAAGAGGTCAGAAATGTCAGAAATGGAGAAGAAATTAGGATACGCAAGAGCCTCTTTCTCCAGGCAGTCCCAGGGATGTTAGAGAGCATGCATCCACCCAAGGAAAGGTAACATCTCAGTTTGGATCAGAATCTAAAAACTAAGATCTACAGCTTTCTCCAGTGACGCCAACCAAGAATGATGTAATCTTCACTAATTTTTTTGTGACCTGAAATTCTGGAATTAGAAGAATTAGACCAgctgaaaaagaaagtaatacaCATGAATGGAATTTACATAACTTCAGAAGATGCTGGCAACATTGAGTTCAAGGGAGATTCTTCTTTCAAAAGACGGGAAACAGGATAGGTAAATATTGCTTTCATAAAGTCAAGTATAAACTACAGACTCTACTATTTATGCTCAAAGGTTCTAAATAAACTAGATTCAAAAACtggattaaaaaataaactagGCTTTTGAACCTCTGCTTCCACACATTCTTGGGGCTGTCTTCCCCTTTCTTAATTAAACTTTCTCTGTTTATATCACTGTCCATATGTATACAGTTACATCCACAGTGACCTGAATAATACAGCTACACACATAATTCAGATTCAGAAGTGGTGACACTGTTAGGAAAAGCACATTGAGAATCTCATTCTAGTGCACACACAGGATAAAAGCCCTCACTACTGCCCCTAGTTAGCGACAGAATCGATGGCCACGGCTGGTCATTCGTGGTCTTTGTACTTTAAGGCTGGGCTTTAAGGTGCTAGTCGTCCAAGAGGCATTCTGAAGTGTCACCCTAAACTGTAGCCCACATACATtgcaaataataaaactaaatggaTTTGCCCATTCGTCACTGTCTAGGGCTCACTGCTGTCTTTTGTGACTGGTGAGGGTCTCATGAGGTCACTGCTcatcatgtgtgtctgtatgtgtttagtTTTGATAACTGTGGAGAAATAGGGCAGAAAGGGTGAATAAGAACTGGTGGACATTGTTTTTAAGTAAGTCTGCTGAGGAACAAAGGGCAGAATTTAGAGAGACTACTGAGGACAAGAAGTATATGTGCAGATATGGAGGGAGAGCATTCTGGGGAGAGAGCCGCAAGCGTACAGGTCCTGAGGCTGTTGGATGCCTGGCATCCGGAGAGCAATGGGAAGTGGAGTATGGGTGGGGCATGAACTGAACTGGGAGCTGAGCAGGAGAGAGCCAGGCGAATACAGAGGGGAAGCCTGTTCTGTCCAGTTTCACAGGATCAGCACTTGCACTAGGACAGAAGAAGAGAGGTAAGTGCAGATGCAAGTATGGCAGTTAGTCTGTCCTAGAAACCCAGCAGAACAAGTGGCTTGACTTGGGATGTGTTTTGAAAACAGAGCTGAAAGGAACTTGTGCTGAGTAGGCTCCAGCAACTCTGTGGTTGGGAGGGAGGTCCACAGCTGAGACGCATATTTTGCATTTATCTTCCTAcatactgtatttaaaatctaaagACCATGTGAGGtcattaaaggtaaaaataaagaCTGGGAAAGGAAGAGCCCCAAGGGCGGCAAAGGAGCCGGAGTCAGAGTGGTGGGGACTTGTGCTGCCCCAGAGCCAAGGGAAGAAATAGTTCAAGAGACTGCTTAACTCTTGAATGCTTAGGATTGGCCAAGGGGGGGGCGGGGATGAGCAGTGAGAAATATGGAGAACATAGAGACGTACCATTGAGACGAGTAGACTTGCCGCAGTGAAGGTACACAGAACGCTACCATTTAGTAGAGTTCAAAAATAAGACAgaaggaagcaaacacacacacacacacacacacacacactagggggGTGGGTAGTTGTGGATATCTGCAGAAGGTCTCTCTTCTTCACTATTCCCAGTAAGATAGGAATGGAGACCTTTCTGCAAATTGTCTCATCTTATTTTGAAATGTaacaggaggggctggagagatggctcagcagttaagagcactgtctggggctggtgagatggctcagtgggtaagagcacccaactgttcttccgaaggtccagagttcaaatcccagcaaccacatggtggctcacaaccatccgtaacgagatctgactccctcttctggagtgtctgaagacagctacaatgtacttccatacaatacaatacaataaataaataaataaattaattaattaattaattaaaaaaaaagagcactgtctgctcttctagagttcctgagttcaatgtACTTCCAtacaataaattaattaattaattaattaattaattaattaaaaaaaaaagagcactgtctgctcttctagagttcctgagttcaattcccagaaaccacatggtggctcacaaaccatctgtactgaggatccgatgccctcttctggtgtgtctgaaaacagtgacagtgttcccacatacatgaaataaataaatcttttttttttttttttttaaagaattgtcaCAGGAGGTGCAACTGGGGAGAAAGGCCAAGTCTGCATGTCATTATTCCTCTTCAGACCCAAACCTGATGAGCCTCAGGCTCACTATTTTGCCCAGAGTCTGAGTTCGGAAGGCGAGCAGGCCAGAGCAgcagagcctctctctctctgcagaaaTCTCCCTGGTGTCCCTCTGGGATGTTCCAGCTGCAAGCTATCAAATCCCACCCATGACTAAAGATGGAAACGTCAATAATATGACCATCCCCTTCTTGCTAACCTTAGTCTCTCCATTCAGCTCTTTGTGACAGTTAATTTCATGTGTTGCATCAACAGACCTTGGTAGCCCAGTGGCTGGGTAAATACCAAACCACAAAGGTGATGAACGTTTACGTGAGTGAACTCTGAGTGAATGGGTTTAGCCTTCATGATGTAGATGGGCCACATCCCATCAGCTGGATGTCCTGAGGAAGGATTCTGCCAGCAGAAGGCAACACAGCCTTTAGACTCAAGAATGTCTCAactctttgttgttattattattgtctgttgttgttattctgggctggagattgaacctagtACTTGCCAGCGGGGCACTTTCCCACTGAGATGTATCCCAAGGCCCAGCAATGCACTCCGAATTCATTTCAGACTGGTTTGCCCTACTTAAACCTCTCAGTCCTGCAAACCAATTCTTTAAAATCTTCTCCCGAGCCTCCGTTCATATCATATTGGTCCTGATGTTCCAGAAGGAACTCTAACACCATCTCCCTTGgaaggctggagaggcagcttagCTGATAGAACGCTTACCTTAGAGTTTTCCAACACTAGGTTAAAAGTTAATGCTCATCTTTCAAAAACATTGTCTGACTATCTGAGAAGACATGCCCTCCAATGGTaggagtaaaataataataataatcagataagagacatagacacataaaACTTTCCGTCTGCCTGCATGTTTATCACAGGAGAAGGCTCAACGTTTAAATGAGTACTTTTGAAATGTAATGCATTTAAAATCCTAGTATGGCTGAGCTGGAgaacctttttttctttcatatctgAACTGCGCCATCTTGTGGTAGAGATATGCACTACAGTTTCTTGTCCAAGTAAGGTTTCACTCTTGTTGTTTACAGATTTTGCTGGAAAGGTAGTCTGCATCTAGACTTGCTGGGTTTGAAGGACATGAaaccaggaaggaaagaaagacaattaGGAACCACTGCATTCATGCTTTATGCAGAGCACCAGGGGCTAGGAGCTCACTCAGGAGGGCCGCCTGCAAGAGGGAGTAGCTCAGGGCTGCAAGCACCAGGAAAGCATAATTCTCAGAGTCCTTACAATGTCAAGATCGTTTTGCACTAGATATTTATAGGGTACAAATCTGCACATGGGGGTACGGGTGAACAGTGGTAAGAGAGAAGGGTTGGGCAAATTAAGAGCAGAGAGACTTAAAAGTAATATTCTCTGAGAGTTTGTGGCGCATACAGATCCCATCACTctacaggaggtagaggcaggcaaatctctgagtttgatgctagcctggtctacagagtgagttctgggttagccaaggctacataaagaaactctctctttagaaaaataaaaacacaaaacaaaacaagcagcaaccaactaacaaaaaaaaaaaaaccctattatgTTCAGAgtcctggggagatagctcagtaatTATTCTTATTCCTAATGACCAATTATAATATACTTATACTGAACTAATTTTGGGCTTGCTGAGGAGTCGGGTTCACTTCCTGCATCTATGTTGGGTGTTCACAATTGCCTATAACCTCAGCTCtaaaggatccaatgcccttttctgtcttttatgGCTCCTGCACTCAAGTGcaaacatccacacacaaaaACTGCAGTCCAAGGTGGACAGGCTGCATCTCATAGTGTCAGCACAGCATCCCTATGctactattttttgagacatgaaaGGTGCAAAATTGGGAGATTGTGGACTCTTGTTCCATGATTTAGAGAGCAGTTGAGGATAGACAGTATGGGGCAGGGTTAGAGTTCCCACAAGGGAGCCTTGAGAGACCATTGTGTGAAACTGTGAAGACTAACTCAAAATTTCACTGGAGACTCTGAGATGATGGTGATGGCAGAACTGTGGGATGCCTGCCATGGAAATCTGTGGGCACGGAGTGGGGAGGGCCCAAGAGCAAGGCTGTGCTGCCAGTGTCAGGGCTGAAGGCGTGAGGGCTACCCAAGCCTTTCAGAGCCTGGGCAATCAAATCGCGTCAACACCAGCAGCGCCTCCCCTATACCAGACAGCGAGCTGCAGGATTTGGTGTTTGCTCTGCTGGATTTTTGTTTGGCTTTCGTCTGACTATGTCTTACTCTGCTTAgattcttctcttttaaaataagaatgcTAACTCCGGGAGTGGGGCTGAAAAGAGAGCTCAGAGTTACCACCGCATATTGTTCTTGCTAGCaggcctaggttcagttcccagcactcaagatgtgTGGTTCATCatctcctgtaattccagctccagggactctgACATGTTTGTCTTCCAAGAACACCAGCACTCATGAGAGCGTAccaatatatacataattaaaaataaatctcaaggggctggaaagatggctcagtggttaaaagcactgactgctcttccaaaggtcctgagttcaattcccagcaaccacatggtggctcacaaccatctgttatgagatctgatgccttcttctggtgtgtctgaagacagctacagtatattcatttttatatagaacaaataaatctttaaaaaaaagataaatctcaaaaacacatttattttgtcCTATTATATGTTAGAAATAcgtaattcatttttaaaatttttatctgaaCTTAAAATTAAGAGGATGTTGACTTTTAAAGTGTAGGAATTGTCAATGACTTTAAAGATCTGATGTCAGACTGAATTCATTTTCTAGTAATAGTTATGAACCTATGGAGACATGGAGAGGTTATGGCTTAAAAATGATGTGTTTAATGTGAAGTTGACAAGAGAGAGGCGAACCTGTGATGGTGAGTGCTAGTTGGCAGCTTTCCTAGGATGAAGAATCACCCAGGAGCCAGGCACTCCAGCGTATCCACCAGGAATCACCTCGTAAATCCTCACAGGGATTACTTTGATTGGTTAATTGTGATGGGAAGGCCTACCTATTGTGGTTAGCACCATTATGGGATCCTGGACtttataaaaaggagaaaatgaactgAGAAGCCATCCATCCCTCTCTGCTTCTAGATTGAGGTGTAACCAGCTAGTTCAACTTCCAACTGCTTTGActttccagtgctggggaagaAGAGATCCAAGGTTTTCTGCGGATTGGTAGCCAGCCAAGCTGAACTGGCTAGACTCAAGTCCCTGAGAGAAAGACCCCGCCTCAAAAATCAAGGTGGGTGGCCATCCCAAAGGACAACAACATAGGTTGACACCTGACTTCCatgatgcatgtgtatatgtgtgcgtgttcAACCACACCCATGTGttcccacatgtacacatacacctgTATATACAGAAACAGTAGCAATGCTTTGGTATTAGGAAACACCATAAATATTCCTGCAGCCTGGGAGAGTTGATTAACAATTATGAGAGCGGAAGAAACATGGCTGAAGGCCTATCATGGAGGTTACTGGGTCTTGCTAGGTAGTCCAGCCTGCTCTCCCTCTGCTTCAGTCTCCTAAGCGCTGGAATTCAAGGCATCTGTTACTGCTCCTACCTTAGGAGACCTTTTCAAAGGTCAGTGAGCTCATCTCCTCTTGGGATGACGGTTAGGAAGAGAACTTACTGTTCTTATTTCCAAAAGTCACCCCCGCCTCCAGacccacagcacacacagctctGAACGCTGCTCTGTTTGATTTACAAGGGGGCAAGACCTCAAGAAGAAACATCAGTGAGAGAGACCATGGATAGCATTTTCCACAAGAGCCGACCTCTACTATTCTTACTGACCAATATCCCTGGCCCATAATCACCATCAGTAAGTGCAAGATAGATGGATTAATGGACACGTTTATCAATTTTCCCCTCTTTAATCTGCTCTGCCTCTGATACTCTGCTTCTCCATACTCtgcttctctgtttttttttaaagatttatttatttatttatttatttatttattatatgtaagtacactgtagctgtcctcagacactccagaagagggagtcagatctcgttacggatggttgtgagccaccatgtggttgctgggatttgatctcctgaccttcggaagagcagtcgggtgctcttacccactgagccatctcaccagccctctgctTCTCTGTTGATGATAGTAATGCACTACCAATTTATCAAGATGAAAACTCTGGAAATCACCCTCACATTCTGCCTGACCCCCCCTCCCCAGAGTGTCTCCCCCTTAATCTTCAATTCTTGCAAATATGTCTCTTAAACTGTTTCAAAATTTTCCTAATTTTTCCATGGTCTTGTCTCTATGTGAGGTAAAGACTAGCATTCTTCCTTACATGATTATAAATCCCATGATCCAGCTGGTCTCATTGACCCCTCATCTCTtctctttttatgttatttttagaCCAATTTTTCTACCATGGAAAACTGATGCTATTTTTCAGTTGCTTAAAGATCCCCAGATAATAACCTGGGAACCTCCATTTTATTTGAATACTATACCAGCCCTTCATGATCTCATCTCTTTTTTTGTCCATACCATCTCTCCTATTGCATTAGCGTTCAGAGATACAACCCCCAACTCTTGTCAGCCTCTCATATCGTCTGTTctagcttcatttctgttgctgtgaccaagTATCCTGACAAAAGgtg is from Mus musculus strain C57BL/6J chromosome 18, GRCm38.p6 C57BL/6J and encodes:
- the Ticam2 gene encoding TIR domain-containing adapter molecule 2, with product MGVGKSKLDKCPLSWHKKDSVDADQDGHESDSKNSEEACLRGFVEQSSGSEPPTGEQDQPEAKGAGPEEQDEEEFLKFVILHAEDDTDEALRVQDLLQNDFGIRPGIVFAEMPCGRLHLQNLDDAVNGSAWTILLLTENFLRDTWCNFQFYTSLMNSVSRQHKYNSVIPMRPLNSPLPRERTPLALQTINALEEESQGFSTQVERIFRESVFERQQSIWKETRSVSQKQFIA